One window of Medicago truncatula cultivar Jemalong A17 chromosome 2, MtrunA17r5.0-ANR, whole genome shotgun sequence genomic DNA carries:
- the PR10-1 gene encoding class-10 pathogenesis-related protein 1, translating into MGVFNFEDETTSIVAPARLYKALVTDSDNLIPKVIDAIQSIEIVEGNGGAGTIKKLTFVEGGETKYDLHKVDLVDDVNFAYNYSIVGGGGLPDTVEKISFESKLSAGPDGGSIAKLTVKYFTKGDAAPSEEEIKGGKARGDGLFKALEGYVLANPDY; encoded by the exons ATGGGTGTCTTCAACTTTGAGGATGAAACCACATCTATTGTAGCTCCTGCTAGACTTTACAAAGCTCTAGTTACAGATTCTGATAACCTTATCCCAAAGGTTATTGATGCCATCCAAAGTATTGAAATTGTTGAAGGAAACGGTGGCGCCGGAACCATCAAAAAACTTACTTTCGTTGAAG GTGGTGAAACAAAGTATGATTTGCACAAAGTGGACTTAGTAGATGATGTTAACTTTGCTTACAACTACAGCATAGTTGGTGGTGGTGGACTTCCAGACACAGTGGAGAAGATCTCCTTTGAGTCTAAATTGTCTGCAGGGCCAGATGGAGGATCCATTGCAAAGCTTACTGTGAAATACTTCACCAAAGGTGATGCTGCACCTAGTGAAGAGGAAATCAAGGGTGGCAAAGCTAGGGGTGATGGTCTTTTCAAGGCTCTTGAAGGTTACGTTTTGGCAAATCCTGATTACTAA
- the LOC125146352 gene encoding uncharacterized LOC125146352 — MGVFNFEDETTSIVAPARLYKALVTDSDNLIPKVIDAIQSIEIVEGNGGAGTIKKLTFVEGGETKYDLHKVDLVDDVNFAYNYSIVGGGGLPDTVEKISFESKLSAGPDGGSIAKLTVKYFTKGDAAPSEEEIKGGKARGDGLFKALEGYVLANPDY; from the exons ATGGGTGTCTTCAACTTTGAGGATGAAACCACATCTATTGTAGCTCCTGCTAGACTTTACAAAGCTTTAGTTACAGATTCTGATAACCTTATCCCGAAGGTTATTGATGCCATCCAAAGTATTGAAATTGTTGAAGGAAACGGTGGCGCCGGAACCATCAAGAAACTTACTTTCGTTgaag GTGGTGAAACAAAGTATGATTTGCACAAAGTGGACTTAGTAGATGATGTTAACTTTGCTTACAACTACAGCATAGTTGGTGGTGGTGGACTTCCAGACACAGTGGAGAAGATCTCCTTTGAGTCTAAATTGTCTGCAGGGCCAGATGGAGGATCCATTGCAAAGCTTACTGTGAAATACTTCACCAAAGGTGATGCTGCACCTAGTGAAGAGGAAATCAAGGGTGGAAAAGCTAGGGGTGATGGTCTTTTCAAGGCTCTTGAAGGTTACGTTTTGGCAAATCCTGATTACTAA
- the LOC11410247 gene encoding disease resistance response protein DRRG49-C yields MGVINFEEETTSVVAPATLHKAFVTDADNLIPKVIDVIKSIDIVEGNGGAGTIKKLTFVEDGETKYDLHKVELVDDANWAYNYSIVGGDSLPDTVEKISFEAKLSAGPNGGSIAKLSVKYFTKGDVTPSEEELKSGKAKGDGLFKALEGYCLANPDYN; encoded by the exons ATGGGTGTCATCAATTTTGAGGAAGAAACCACCTCTGTTGTAGCTCCAGCTACACTTCACAAAGCTTTTGTTACAGATGCTGACAACCTTATCCCAAAGGTTATTGATGTCATCAAAAGTATTGACATTGTTGAAGGAAATGGTGGCGCCGGAACCATCAAGAAACTCACTTTCGTTGAAG ATGGTGAAACCAAGTATGATTTACACAAAGTGGAGTTAGTAGATGATGCTAACTGGGCTTACAACTACAGCATTGTTGGAGGTGATAGTCTTCCAGACACAGTAGAGAAGATTTCATTTGAAGCTAAACTGTCTGCAGGTCCAAATGGAGGATCCATTGCAAAACTTAGTGTGAAATACTTTACAAAAGGAGATGTTACTCCAAGTGAAGAGGAACTCAAGAGTGGCAAAGCTAAGGGTGATGGTCTTTTCAAGGCCCTTGAGGGTTACTGTTTGGCTAATCCTGATTACAACTAA